Proteins encoded by one window of Mercenaria mercenaria strain notata chromosome 4, MADL_Memer_1, whole genome shotgun sequence:
- the LOC123552035 gene encoding uncharacterized protein LOC123552035 isoform X1 — protein sequence MATGGSEVASDEISEFQCFTCTNKSAVKYCVECQGNCCQACVDTHSRFPALKGHTLLDTSSCQTPGSSATLLAVPTERCSVHTIKLLDMYCKDHDEVGCTTCMALNHRLCRNVHSIPDDIDVLLETTDIKEINQTLQRSKGAFEDIQKNKRVLLKDLDSSKKEADTAIEHASEEFIALVKNLERKSKEDVENVYQTSKTRVEKDTKEADRQIDDLEKVMTDLQTSEGNKAQQFVCMKIANRKIKEAKEVEITFKTETEVKVTFLVDPNMQAYFQNLKTIGTVSSVMPTAERTEIYTVAQTKDMNVKIKQDSTTCNIYGSCWTEDGSLLLVDLSNKKLKRANMTSMTVDGYCNFDNKPFGVCCTNRQEAVVTFYTNANFIQFVSIDNQLSPSRKVQMNHNCLGIAYKEDKLYITDDSKTIYIHDMAGNELQAISQDSSGNGLFSGPRQIAFNDVKQGVFVPDWEKGVIILDGHYQPVAIFTDSGLSNASGVCTDRRGNIFVCGRSSDNIIQIGYDCKKRGVVVDKSGGIQTPQSACFDPIQCRLIVTQPKDTVKIYDLK from the exons ATGGCGACAGGTGGGAGTGAAGTCGCCTCAGATGAAATTTCCGAATTTCAATGCTTTACTTGTACTAACAAGAGTGCTGTGAAATACTGTGTAGAGTGTCAAGGTAACTGTTGCCAGGCATGTGTTGATACACATTCACGATTTCCGGCTTTAAAAGGACACACGTTGCTTGACACATCAAGCTGTCAGACCCCTGGATCGTCGGCAACATTGCTGGCGGTGCCGACAGAAAGATGTAGCGTTCACACCATCAAATTATTGGACATGTACTGTAAGGACCATGATGAGGTGGGCTGTACAACCTGTATGGCTCTAAATCACAG ACTGTGCAGAAATGTCCACTCTATTCCTGATGATATTGACGTTTTGTTAGAAACAACCGACATAAAAGAAATCAACCAGACTTTACAACGCAGTAAAGGAGCGTTTGAAGACATACAAAAGAATAAACGTGTACTCCTAAAAGACTTAGATTCCTCAAAGAAGGAGGCTGACACAGCAATAGAACACGCCAGTGAGGAATTCATCGCTCTTGTTAAAAACCTTGAGAGGAAGTCAAAGGAAGACGTCGAAAACGTATATCAAACATCCAAGACCCGCGTTGAAAAAGACACGAAAGAAGCAGATCGCCAAATAGATGATCTAGAGAAGGTAATGACAGACTTACAAACATCAGAAGGAAATAAGGCACAGCAATTTGTTTGTATGAAAATAGCCAATCGGAAAATCAAAGAAGCAAAAGAAGTTGAGATAACCTTCAAAACTGAGACAGAGGTGAAAGTTACATTTCTAGTGGACCCGAATATGCAGGCGTACTTTCAAAACCTGAAGACAATCGGGACAGTAAGCAGTGTGATGCCTACAGCTGAACGGACTGAAATATACACAGTTGCGCAGACCAAAGATATGAATGTTAAAATTAAACAGGATTCTACAACTTGTAATATATATGGCTCATGCTGGACTGAAGATGGATCGCTGCTTCTGGTTGATCTTAGCAACAAAAAGCTGAAACGCGCAAACATGACAAGTATGACTGTGGATGGTTACTGCAATTTTGACAATAAACCGTTTGGCGTCTGTTGTACAAATAGACAAGAGGCAGTCGTTACATTCTATACCAATGCAAACTTCATCCAGTTTGTCTCAATTGATAATCAGCTATCGCCCTCAAGGAAAGTCCAGATGAATCATAATTGTTTAGGCATTGCTTATAAGGAAGATAAGCTATATATAACTGATGATTCCAAAACCATATACATACATGACATGGCAGGTAACGAGTTACAAGCAATATCACAGGATAGTTCTGGCAATGGTCTGTTTAGCGGCCCCAGACAGATTGCTTTTAACGACGTCAAGCAGGGTGTATTTGTTCCAGACTGGGAAAAAGGAGTTATAATTCTAGATGGACATTATCAACCAGTGGCTATATTTACTGATTCAGGATTGTCCAATGCGTCAGGAGTGTGTACCGACCGTAGAGGTAATATCTTTGTGTGTGGACGTAGCTCAGATAACATAATACAGATCGGATATGATTGCAAGAAGAGAGGAGTAGTGGTTGACAAGTCTGGTGGAATTCAAACGCCACAGTCTGCCTGCTTTGATCCAATTCAATGTAGACTGATTGTTACACAGCCTAAAGACACTGTTAAAATCTATGATCTTAAGTAA